The DNA region TCCCCATCAGGGAGAAACGCGTCTCTCCGTTACGCCACAGCACGCGACAGGCGGTAAAGAAACTGCCGGTCATCGGCTTAAAGCGCCAGGACTGCCCCGGACGAGCCACCGGCAGCTTAGGAATAAACAGGTTCGCCACGACCGCGCCGCCGTAGACCACCGCGCAGACGCCCAGCGCCGCCAGGACATGCCAGTCGGCCAGCACGCCGCCCGCGACGGATCCGAGCAGGATAGCGGCAATGGTGGATGACTCCATCAGGCCGTTGGCTTTCACCAGCTTATCGCCCGTGGTCAGCTCGCCGAGAATGCCATACTTCGCCGGGGAGTAGGCGGCAGCGCCAATGCCCACCAGCGTGTAGCCAATAAACGGGTTGAAGCCAAAGCAAATGCTGGCCGCACCCAGCAGCTTGAGACCGTTGGCAAACATCATCACCCGGCCTTTGGGGAAACTGTCCGCCACCTGACCGACGAACGGTGCAAAGATAATGTAAGCGCCCACAAACACCATTTGCAGGATCGGCTGGCTCCAGTCGGGGTAAAACTCGGCTTTTAGCAGCGCCAGGGTGGCAAACAGCAGCGCGTTATCGCCGAACGCAGAGAGAAACTGCGCGGCGATAACGGCCATCATGCCTTTCGACCGGAGCGATGTGTTAGTGTGTACTGACTCACGCATTTTGCTGTTCCGCCTCTTCAACCATGCCTTTCAGGGTCACGAAATCGGGCTTCCCGCTACCAAGCACCGGAAGCTGCTTCAGGCAGCGGATATCGCGCGGCACGGCCAGTTCAGGGATACCGTGTTCACGCGCGTAGCTCAGTAACCGGTCGCGCTTCAGCTCAGCGTCGGTGGTAAACAGCACCAGCGCCTCGCCTTTGCTGGCATCGCTCTTCACCACCGTCGCATGCATTTTATCCGCAGAGACGGCCGTCGCCAGCTGCTCAACCATTTCCAGAGAGACCATTTCACCGGCGATTTTGGCGAAGCGTTTCGCGCGCCCCTGAATCTGGACAAAGCCTTGTTCATCAAAACGGACAATATCCCCGGTGTCGTACCAGCCGGTTTCAACCTCGCCGTTGACGTTTTCCGCCGTCGGCACTTCCAGCACGCCCGGATTTTCCACGCGCAGATAACCGTTCATCACGTTTGGCCCCTTCAGCTGCAGGCGGCCACCGTCCTCAATGCCCGGCACGGCCAGCAGGCGCGCGTCCATTCCCGGCAGAATGCGGCCTACCGTGCCCGGCTTCGCCGCCATCGGCACGTTAATCGAGACCACGGGCGCACACTCGGTAACGCCATAGCCTTCGAGAATGCGCAGGCCAAACTTGTCCTGCCAGATCTGACGGGTGCTCTCCTGCAGTTTTTCCGCACCGGCCACCACATACCGCACGCGATAGAAATCATACGGATTGGCGAAACGCGCATAGTTCCCCAGGAAGGTCGAGGTGCCGAACAGGACGGTGCAGTTACGGTCATACACCAGCTCCGGCACGATGCGGTAATGCAGCGGGCTCGGGTAGAGGAAGACTTCTGCGCCGGTCAGCAGCGGCGTAAACAGCCCCACCGTCAGGCCAAAGGAGTGGAACAGCGGCAGCGCCGACATAAAGCGGTCGTTTGCGGTAAAGTCGGCGATGCTTTTGATCTGCTCGACGTTCGCCAGAATGCTCTTGTGGCTGTGGACGACACCTTTCGGGTTGCCCTCCGAGCCCGAGGTGAAGAGGATAATCGCGTCATCTTCCGGTTGCTGCTTGACCTGCGCCAGACGCGGCATCAGCAGGTGAGCAAAAATCCACAGCTTGTCGCCGGTGGTGACGTCCGCTTTCAGATCTTCCAGGAAGACCCAGCGCACCTGGGTCAGCTGCTCGGGAAGATGCCAGAGCTTGCCTTTGTCCAGGAACTGGCGGGAGGTAAATAGGGTATTGATTTGCGCAGCGGTTATCGCGCTGGTCAACCCCTTCACGCCCGCCGTGTAGTTCATCATCGCCGGAATACGCCCGCGGGAGACCGCACCAAAAATCACCGCCGCGCTGATGCCTGCGTTAGGCAGCATCAGGCCAATCTTCTCGCCCTTCTTGCTGTACTTCTCCAGAATGCGGCCCACAAACAGGGTCTTGGTCAGCAGCTTACGGTAGGTATCCGGGGTAAAGTTGATGTCTTCGATGCAGTTTTTCTTCGCGCCATAGCGGTACTGCGCGGAAAGCAGAGATTCGTACAGCGTTTCGCGCGGGCGCACGGCCATGCGCGCTTCCATCATAATCTGATGCAGCATTTCCCCGGCGATTTTACGGCGATCGCGGGCGCGCGGCGCTTCCGGCATGGGCAGTGACGTTGGCGGCAGAATGTGCAGTGTGATTTTTGGGAACAGACGCTGCTTCACCAGCCCTTTCAGGCGGCTGAAATGGGTCAGCTCTGCGCCCTCAATGCGCAGCGGCACCACGGTCGCTTTTGACTTCGCCGCGACAAACCCCGCGCCGTCGTAGATTTTCATCAGCGAACCGGTCACCGAAATACGCCCTTCCGGGAAAATAACCACCGGACGCCCCTGCTCAACCAGGCGAACCAGATGCTTAATCATCATCGGCTTGGTCGGGTCGAGCGGCACGAAATCAATTAGCGGCGTGAGCCAGCGCATGTACCACTGCTGGCTGATGGAGGTATAGACCGCAAACACCGGACGCACGGGTAAAAACAGCGCCAGCAGGATGCCGTCTATGAAGGAGACATGGTTTGGTGTGATGAGAACGCGTTCGCCGCGAAGCGCCTGGGCATCGCCAGTGATGCGAATGCGAAAAAGAATACGGAACAGAGTACGGAAGAACCCAAATAGCATCTCAACTCCTTTTGCCAGCCAGCGTGGAGGGGTGGAAGTAAATGGTGGCAGATTACACGAGAAGTAATAGAGGAGCGACAGCAAAAGTGGAGGCGAAAAAAAACCTGCGCATCCGCGCAGGTTGGTGCAAGAGATGAGTACGAAACCGTACTAAGAATTCTCACCAATCAATACCTCTGGGATCTCGACTGTATCAATCTCTTTAACATCCTCGCCATCGGACAATCGCAACAGCCTGAGGCAAAGTGTAACTAAAGGTTCAGATTGACATTATTCAGACATGACTGCGCGTGTAACGATTACACTACCGGGGGTGTGCTGCGTCACGTTTGTGGCGTAGGGGAAATCGCTCCCCTTGAATGCACGCCGCTTTTCCGCAACACTATTTGGTGTGTAAACGCTTACCCCCAATAAGAAGGTAATGAATGGCGACAATAAAGGATGTGGCCCGTCTGGCTGGCGTGTCGGTGGCAACCGTCTCGCGCGTGATTAATGATTCACCCAAAGCCAGTGACGCATCACGTCAGGCGGTACAGAGCGCCATGGAATCCCTGAATTATCATCCCAACGCCAACGCCCGCGCGCTCGCGCAGCAGTCCACAGAAACCATTGGTCTGGTGGTGGGCGATGTCTCCGATCCCTTTTTCGGCGCCATGGTGAAAGCCGTTGAGCAGGTTTCTTATCAGACAGGCAATTTTTTGCTGATCGGCAATGGCTATCATAATGAACAAAAAGAACGCCAGGCCATCGAACAGCTGATCCGCCACCGCTGCGCGGCGCTGGTGGTTCACGCCAAAATGATCCCGGATGCCGAACTGATTCATCTGATGAAGCAGATCCCCGGAATGGTCATCATCAACCGCACTATTCCCGGGTTTGAAAAACGCTGCGTGGCGCTCGACGACCGTTACGGCGCGTGGCTTGCGACCCGCCATCTGATTCAACAGGGCCACACCCGGATTGGCTATCTCTGCTCCAATCATCCGATTTCTGATGCGGAAGACCGCCTGCAGGGCTATTACGATGCCCTGCGCGAGAACGGGCTGCCGTGTAATGACCGTCTGGTAGCCTACGGCGAACCGGATGAGAGCGGCGGTGAGCAGGCCATGACCGAGCTGCTGGGCCGCGGACGAAACTTCACGGCGGTGGCCAGCTATAACGACTCCATGGCCGCAGGCGCGATGGGGGTGCTGAACGACAACGGGATTGAGGTACCGGCAGAGATCTCACTGATTGGCTTTGATGACGTGCTGGTCTCTCGCTACGTGCGCCCGCGCCTGACCACCGTGCGCTACCCGATCGTTACCATGGCAACGCAGGCCGCCGAGCTGGCGTTAGCCCTGGCGGAGCAGCGCCAGCCGCCGGATATTACCCATCTCTTCAGCCCAACCCTGGTGCGCCGTCACTCCGTTGCGTCCCCGTCAGAAGCGCAGAGCGAATAGCGGTAAAGGTGTACCGTCTTGTTCGGGTATTCGAGCGCATCGCCAACGTACCGCCAGCCGTAACGTTCGTAAAAGTCGCGGCAGGCGGACCAAAGGTGCAGCTCTTCATATCCCGCCCGCGCGGCCCAGCTGATGACATGCTGCTGTAGCTTTCCTGCCAGGCCCTTGCCTCGCGCCGCGTCGTCAACGTAGAGCGCCGCCAGCCACGGAAAGAGATCCTGACGGGCGATCAAATCGCAGCGCCAGAGCCCTACCGTGCCGAGAATCCGTTCGTCTTCTACGGCGATAAAGGTCAGCGGTAATGCGCCCGGCGCCTGGCTGTGCTCAATAATGCTGTGGAAAAATTCCCGGGGCAGCCCTTCGCCAAAGGCCTGCCAGAGCCAGTCGGTAACCTGCTCCGCATAGTGCGGTGCCTGGTAAAGCGGGAGGATGACAGTTTTATTCACGTTTCACCTGCGTTTTCTCATGGGGTTGCTAGCCTGACGCCCCAGCCGGACTCGGCGATTATTTTACCAGAGTCAGACGAATCGTTACCGAAAAGCGTGATCGTGGCAGAAGTTTTGCGCTTCCCGCATCGCTTATACGCCGTGAGGTCTGTGTTAAACTGCAGGCCATTACGTGGAAGCAGGAATGTAGAATGGCAACAATGCTGGATGTCTCACTGCGTGCGGGCGTGTCGAAGGCCACGGTATCGCGCGTGCTGAACGGCACGGGTCAGGTCAAAGAGAGTACGCGTCAGCAGGTATTTGCGGCGATGGAAGCGCTGGGCTATCGCCCAAACTTTCTCGCGCGCTCGCTGGCTAACCAGACCAGCAACAGCATTGGTCTGGTGGTTTCCACCTTCGACGGCTTTTACTTTGGCCGGCTTCTCCAGCAGGCATCGCGGCAGACCGAAACCCACGGGAAACAGCTGATCGTCACCGACGGTCACGACGCGCCGGAGCAGGAAGAACAGGCGGTGCAGATGCTGGCCGATCGCCAGTGCGATGCCATCGTGCTTTATACCCGCTACATGAGCGAAAAAACGATCGTCAAAATGATGAACACCGTGAAAACGCCGCTGGTGGTCATTAACCGTGAAGTGAGTCAGGCGCCGGATCGCTGCGTGTTCTTCGAACAGCAGGATGCCGCGTTTAAGGCCGTTGATTACCTGATCGGCCAGGGCCATCGGGAGATCGCCTGTATCACCGTTCCGATCCACACCCCAACCGGGAAAGCAAGGCTGATGGGCTATCGCAAGGCGCTGGAAAAGCACGGCATCCGTCTGGACGAGCGTCGGATAAAGTACGGCGATGCGGGAATGACGCGGGGGTACGAGCTGTGCAAGGAGCTGATTGCCGACGGCGTATCGTTTAGCGCCCTGTTTGCCTGTAACGACGATATGGCGCTGGGTGCGTCTAAAGCGCTGCACCAGGCGGGGCTTAAAATCCCGCAGGATATTTCTCTGTTCGGCTTTGACGATGCCCCATGCGCGAAATGGCTGGAGCCTGCGCTCTCATCGGTGTATCTGCCTATCGACAGTATGATTGTCACGGCCATCGATCAGGCGATCCGGCTGGCAAAAAACCAGCCGGTCGATGCGATCCCACCGTTTACCGGCACGCTGGTTTTACGCGATTCGGTCACGGCGGGGCCGTACTTTCATCAGATGAGCTCTAAAGCCAGCAGTTCCTGAATGGTCTGGCGACGACGAATAAGCCGTGCCTTGCCGTTATCAAACAGCACTTCCGGCAGCAGCGGGCGGCTGTTGTAGTTAGAGGACATTGACGCCCCGTAGGCACCGGTGTCATGCAGCACAAGATAATCACCCGGCTTGACCTCCGGCAGCGCGCGGGTCTCCACTTTGCCACCCTCCTGCTGGGTGAATACGTCACCCGATTCGCACAGCGGCCCGGCAACCACCGTCTCAAGGCGCGGCGCCTGCGTTAAGTCGCGGCCGTCGGCGGCCAGGGCGGTTATGTGGTGATAGCTGCCGTACATGGACGGACGCATCAGATCGTTAAAGCCTGCGTCAATCAGGACGAAGTGGCGAGAGCCCATCTCCTTCACGCTGCGCACCTGCGAAACCAGCACGCCCGCTTCCGCCACCAGGAAGCGACCCGGCTCAATTTCCAGCTTCACCGCATGGCCCAGATGCGCGGCGATTTGATCGCGCGCGGCGCTCCACAGGCCGTAATAGTGATCGGTATCGATCGCCTCTTCCCCTTCGCGATACGGGATGGAGAGACCGCCACCGGCAGAGATCGCCTCCAGATCCTGACCGAAGTCGACAACCTGACGCACCATCGCGCCGCACACCTGCTCCAGGTGGCCATAATCCACGCCGGATCCAATGTGCATATGAATCCCCACCAGCTTCAGGCCGTAGCGCTGCAGTACCGCCAGCGCGGCAGGCATATCGGCATACCAGATCCCGTGCTTGCTGTTTTCGCCGCCGGTATTGGTTTTTTGGCTGTGACCATGACCAAAGCCCGGGTTTACGCGCAGCCAGACGCGGTGGCCGGGGGAAACCTGACCCAGCTGCTCCAGCATATCCACAGAGCCGGCATTCACCGGGATCTGCAGTTCGTGGACGCGCGCCAGCGTCGCATCGTCGATCACATCGGCGGTAAAGACGATCGCATCGCTGTCGGCTTTCGGATCGAATCCGGCCGCCAGCGCGCGCTCGATTTCGCCAAGTGAGACGGAGTCGACCTTCACGCCCTGCTCACGCATCAGGCGCAGTATATGGATATTGGAGCAGGCCTTCTGGGCAAAACGCACCACGTCAAACTGATGCAGGGCGGCGATCTTCTCGCGGACGATCTGCGCGTCGTAGACCCACACCGGACAGCCAAACTCGGCGGGCAGGCGCAGCAGGTTGTCGGCGTTCAAATCGGTATCAGTCTGGTTAAGCGGGCGTGGCATGGTCATCTCCGGATAAATTCATTTTTTATGATTACGCCACAGCGCAAAGAGAATAAAAAATATCGTTTTATCGCGAGTCTATGCAAAAATGATATGGACAGTTATCTGATTTCAGGTGCCCTATGCCCGCCGTCAATTTACGCCACATCGAGATTTTTCACGCCGTGATGACCACCGGCAATCTCACCGAAGCCGCACAGATGCTGCATACCTCGCAGCCGACCGTGAGCCGCGAGCTGGCGCGCTTCGAGAAAGTGCTGGAGCTGAAGCTGTTCGAGCGCACCCGGGGCAGGCTTCACCCGACGGTGCAGGGGTTACGCCTGTTCGAGGAGGTCCAGCGCTCCTGGTACGGGCTGGACAGAATCGTGAGTGCTGCGGAAAGCCTGCGCGAGTTTCGTCAGGGCGAGCTGTCAATTGTCTGCCTGCCCGTCTTTTCGCAATCCTTTTTGCCGATGCTGTTGCAGCCCTTTCTGGCCCGCTACCCGGAGGTCAGTCTCACCATCGTGCCGCAGGAGTCTCCCCTGCTTGAAGAGTGGCTTTCGGCCCAGCGTCACGATTTAGGCCTGACTGAAACCCTCTCCACGCCAGCGGGAACGGCGCGTACGGAATTGATCTCATTAGATGAAGTGTGCGTTTTGCCCGCCGGGCATCGGCTTGCCGATAAGGCGGTGCTCGCGCCTGAGGATTTTCACGGGGAAAACTACATCAGCCTGTCGCAGACCGACAGTTACCGACAGCTGCTGGATACGCTGTTTGCCGAGCATCAGGTCAAACGGCGAATGGTAGTGGAAACGCACAGCGCGGCGTCGATTTGCGCGATGGTGCGGGCGGGCGTGGGCGTCGCGGTGGTTAACCCGCTCACGGCGCTGGACTATGCCGGAAGCGGGATCGTCATCCGCCGTTTTAGCGTATCCGTCCCGTTCACCGTGAGCCTGATCCGCCCCCTGCACCGCCCGGCTTCCGCGCTGGTAGAGGCTTTTACAGAACATATGATTGAGCACGCACGTCAGGTGGCGCTTCGCTTGCCTGACCTGCAAAACGCATTATGACAGCATGAACGCCACGGCATCCTCTGCATGGATGGCGGTGGTATCAAATACCGGAATGGGGCTTTGCTCAGCCGGTACGAGCAGGCCAATCTCGGTACAGCCGAAGATAACCCCCTCGGCCCCCTGCTGCGCGAGCTTCTCGATGACGCTGACGTAGAAGGCGCGGGAAGATTCGCTGAAGGTCCCAAGGCAGAGCTCGTCAAAGATAATCTGATTAATGCGCGCCCGGTCTTCTTCATCAGGGATCGGGCTTTCGATCCCGAATTCGCCGTGCAAGCGTCCGCGATAAAAATCCTGTTCCATGGTGTAGCGCGTGCCCAGCAGCGCTACGCGGCGCATCCCGGATGCCGCAATTGCACGCCCGGTCGCGTCCGCAATATGCAGGAACGGCAGCGAGCAGCGGTCCTCGATATGCGACGCCACTTTGTGCATGGTGTTGGTACAAAGCACGATACCCTCGGCACCGGCACGCTCCAGTCCCAGCGCCGCCTGGGCCAGGATTTCTCCGGCTTTATCCCACTCGCCGCTCGACTGGCAGGCTTCGATTTCATGGAAATCAACGCTGTGCAGCAGCAGGCTTGCGGAGTGCAGACCGCCCAGACGCTGCTTTACCCCTTCGTTAATCAGGCGATAATACGGGATTGTCGATTCCCAGCTCATCCCCCCTAACAGGCCGATCGTTTTCATCATCCCTCCTTATCTTCGATCTCTTTTTGTAACACAACCGATGTACATAAAAAAAGGCGCTTTAATCAGCGCCTTTTTTAACTGCGGGGTTTATTCCGTCACCGGTTCGGGGAGCGGGTTACGGCTGAGCATCGCCTCGCGCAGCAAAACGCTGCCGCAGGCAAACAGCCCACCCAGGAGCGCCGCCAGAACAACAATCAGAGCCTTGCCCGGGCCATCCTTTTTCACCGGCATGGAAGGAGAGAGCTGATACATGAATGGCTCAAGCTTAACGTCTGCAAAGGAGAGCTTTTTCAGCTGCGCGAGGTGGTATTCCCGGTTCTGGAAATCCGCATTCAGCTCGGTCACGTCCCTGAGATTTTTTTCAATCTGCAGCTTTTGCGCGATGCCGTCAGCGCCGAGCGAAACGGAATAGTCCGGATCGTCTTTTACCGCCTGCCCGTTGCTGTAGACCGGCTTCTTAATGCCTGCGGCATTCGCTACTTCCAGGGAATAATTCAGACGCTGCAGGTTGGTATTGTGAATATTGGTCAAACGGACGCGATCCAGCTCCAGCTGCTGGGCAACGACGTTGGTTTTCAGGGCGATCTGGTTGCGGATATTCTGCACCGTCTCTTTTTCAACAATAGCTGCGATATAATCGATGTATCCCGACAGGACGGCTTGCGCATCGGCTGCCGTCGGCGCAGTAAAGCTTAACGTCCAGGAAACGTAAGGCGCTTTATCCGCGTCTTTTCCCTGAGCGTCATTTGCCGCTTTCATTCGGTCCGAGATGTTCACTATCGCCCGATGAAGATCAAGCGGATCCACCTCGGCCTCTTTAAGTTGCGCCATCACGTAAGGGGAGGATTTCAGGTACTCCTCGAGCAACGACTGCGACTGAAACTTTTTAATAAAGAGGTCAAAGACTTCCGGGCGGGTAATCTGCGCGTCTACGTCAAGCACCTGAAGTGCCACCAGCATCTGACGCAAGGGGTTCCACTGCGATTGCTCCGCCTGGGTGATCACCGCTTTACTGGTCCACTTCTGCGGCAGTAAAAATGAAATGGCGAGACCAACCAGTGCAAACGCGAAGGTAACCGCGACGATGCGTTTTTTCGCCGCGAGAAGAACCCCTAACAGGCCTAAAAGATCTATCTCTTTAGCGTGAATAGCCGGGGGGGCATAATGGGGGAAATCAAGATCGCTATTTTTTTTGATATCTATCTCAGACATATGAATTATTTTTAGGATGCCCTGCATCTTTGCTCAAACGTTAGCGGTGGTCCGATGATACAGCACCTTAAGAATTATCCTAAGTTCAATTCTTATGATTTAACCCTCCCCTGCCAAAATTAGTAGACAATTTCACTGCGTAATTACTCTGGTTAAGCGCCACCTTTGCCCTTTCTGCATACTTTGTAAGCGCTTAACTTAAAGAGGTACTACGTTTACTCGCCAATGTTCCGCAGTTTCTCCCCGGCCATCAGCCTGCGCTCGATGTGTTCCAGCGTCACGCCTTTAGTTTCCGGGATCAGCCAGAAGGTCACGCCAATAAAGGCTACGTTCAGCACCGTATAGAGCCAAAAGGTTCCCGCCGCGCCAATCGCGTCCAGCAGCGTCAGGAAGGTCGCGCCGATAATCATGTTCGACACCCAGTTGGTGGTCGTGGAACAGGTGATGCCAAAATCCCGGCATTTGAGCGGCTGGATTTCGGAGCACAGGATCCACACCACGGGCGCGGCGCTCATCGCGTAGCCTGCAATACACATCATGGTCATGCCGACGGAAAGCCACGAAAGCCCGCTGGAGGCCGTGCCGTTATCAAACTGCATCAGGCAGTAGCCGAGGATCAGCGTGCCGAGCGCCATCACGCTGAAGCCAATTTTCAGCGCCGGTTTACGCCCGGCTTTGTCCACGGTGAATACGGCAATAAAGGTGGCAAACATGAAGGTGAGGCCCACCAGCAGCGTGGCGATCATCTGCTGTTCGGTGGTGGTGAACCCGGCCATTTTGAAGATGCGCGGCGCGTAGTACATGATGATGTTCATGCCGGTGAACTGCTGCATCGCCTGCAGCAACATGCCGAGGAAGACCGCGCGACGCACGTTGCGGTTGATCTTAAACAGCGCCCAGCCGCCCTGCTTCAGCTTCAGGCTTTCGCGGATCTCGTTCAGCTCGTCGCGCGCTTTTTCAGAGGTATCGCGCAGCATGCGCAGGACCTCTTCCGCCTCCACGTGGCGTCCCTTTTGCGCCAGCCAGCGCGGACTGTTTGGCAGGAAAACCACCAGCACGATCAGCACCAGCGCCGGTAAGGCCAGCACCCCCAGCATCGCGCGCCAGTTGCCGCTGTAGCTGAAATACGTGTCGGACAGGAACGCCAGCACGATGCCCAGCGTGACCATCAGCTGATACATGCTGATCATCCTGCCGCGCACGTTTTCGCTTGCCATTTCGGAGAGATAAAGCGGCGCCGTGTAGGAGGCAATCCCCACCGCTACCCCCAGCAGCACGCGGGAGAGCAGCAGCACTTCAACGTTAGCGGCAAACGCCGAGCCAATGGAGCCTGCGACAAACAGAATCGCTCCGACCATCAGGCTGTATTTGCGCCCCAGACGGAACGAAAGCCAGCCGTTGAACAGCGCGCCGATGGCCGCGCCAAGCATCATGCTGCTCACCACCCACTCCTGCAGGCGACTGCTGAGGGTAAAGTGATCGGTAATAAACGGTAATGCCCCGGCAATGACGCCGATATCCAGTCCAAACAACAGGCCCGCCACGGCGGCGGCAATGGAGACAAACTGGTTCATGCGGCGAGTATCGCGCAGCGCAGCGGGCATCAGGGTAGAGTCATTGATAGATGTCATATTTTTCCTGCCTCAACAGCAAAATTCGTTAACTGAAATTACGAGAAAGCGCGGAAAAGTGTCAGGCGGGAAAAGGTGAAGATATGGATTATTTCGCTGCGGCATAGCGATCTGTGATGGACATTACAATTTCAACTCACGGTGAATAATCACAGATTTTTACTAATCACTTCATTTTTAAGCATTAAAAGTGTGATGACAGTCATTCATGATTTTTTAGTATGGATTTTTCGTGTTTATCAATATGGACTTTGGCAAATTTTATGCAAAAAAAACCTCTGCTCAAAAGCAGAGGTATGAATCTGAAGCGGGTTAACGCGCCAGCCAGCCGCCATCAACCGCAATCGTGTAGCCGTTGATATAGTCTGAAGCCGACGAGGCCAGAAATACCACCGGGCCCATCAGATCGCCCGGAAGGCCCCAGCGTCCCGCAGGAATGCGGTCGAGGATTTCCGCGCTACGCTGTTCGTCCGCGCGCAGCTGCTGCGTGTTGTTGGTCGCCATGTAGCCCGGCGCAATCGCATTCACATTGATATTATGCTTCGCCCATTCGTTTGCCAGCAGGCGGGTCACGCCCATCACGGCGCTTTTGGACGCGGTGTAAGACGGTACGCGGATGCCGCCCTGGAACGAGAGCATAGAGGCAATATTCACGATCTTGCCGCCTTTCCCCTGCGCAATAAAATGCTTCGCCGCCGCCTGGGACATAAAAAATACGCTCTTGATGTTCAAATCCATCACGTCGTCCCAGTCGCGCTCGCTGAAGCTGATCGCATCTTCGCGGCGAATCAGCCCGGCGTTATTGACCAGAATATCGATATGGCCGAATTCAGCCACCGCGCGATCCAGCAGTTCCGGAATGGCGTCGATTTTACGCAGATCGGCGTTCAGGCTGAGAAAGCGACGGCCCAGCGCGGTCACGCGTTCGATGGTTTCCGTGGGTTCAACAAGGTTAATCCCGACGATGTCACAGCCTGCTTCCGCCAGGCCTAACGCCATCCCCTGGCCCAGCCCGGTGTCACACCCGGAAACCACAGCCACTTTCCCCTGCAGAGAGAATGCATCCAGAATCATGTTTATTCCTTACTCTTTCAGAGCCTGTCACTCACAGGCAGGTTTATGCTTCACTGCCCGCGACTAGCGCAGATCGCTGACCGCAACATGGTCCATGTCATCAAAGACCTGGTTTTCGCCCACCATACCCCAGATAAAGGTATAGGCTTTCGTCCCAACGCCGGAGTGAATGGACCAGCTTGGCGAAATGACCGCCTGCTCGTTGTGCATCACGATATGGCGCGTTTCCTGCGGCTGCCCCATCATGTGGAACACGCAGGCGTCCTCATCCATGTTGAAGTAGAAGTAAACTTCCATGCGTCGTTCGTGGGTATGGCACGGCATCGTGTTCCACAGGTTGCCTGGCGCCAGCTCGGTTAACCCCATGCTGAGCTGGCAGGTTTCCAGCACGTCCGGCACGAAGTATTTATTGATGGTGCGGCGGTTGCTGGTGAGGTTGTCGCCCAGCGTTACGGGCGCTGCGTCCTCAGGCGTCACTTTTTTTGTCGGGTATGCGGTATGCGCAGGGGCACAGTTGTAGTAAAACTTCGCGGGTTTAGCGCCGTCAATGCTGGCAAAGACCACCTCTTTCGCCCCTTTACCGACGTACAGCGCATCGCGGTGACCAATCTCGTAGCACTGACCGTCCACGGTGATGGT from Enterobacter chengduensis includes:
- the kduI gene encoding 5-dehydro-4-deoxy-D-glucuronate isomerase; this translates as MDVRQSIHSAHAKTLDTQGLRSEFLVEQVFEADRYTMVYSHIDSIIVGGIMPVAKTVSVGGEVGKQLGVSYFLERRELGVINIGGPGTITVDGQCYEIGHRDALYVGKGAKEVVFASIDGAKPAKFYYNCAPAHTAYPTKKVTPEDAAPVTLGDNLTSNRRTINKYFVPDVLETCQLSMGLTELAPGNLWNTMPCHTHERRMEVYFYFNMDEDACVFHMMGQPQETRHIVMHNEQAVISPSWSIHSGVGTKAYTFIWGMVGENQVFDDMDHVAVSDLR